ATTACAGATCGGCAGCGATGCCTCTCTCAATCACTCGTGGAGTTCAACGATGAACGACAACGCACGACATTCGACCGATACCTTGTTGGACCCACCCATCCGCCTGACCCCGCGTGAGCGGCAAGTCCTGCTGTGGTGCGCTTACGGCAAGAGCTCGTGGGAAATTGGCCAGATCCTGGAATGCAAGGAGTCGACGGTGAACTTCCACGTGGCCAACATCCTGCGCAAGTTCGATGTGCCAACGCGTGTAGCGGCCGTTATCAGGGCGATTCGCTACGGCATGCTGGCTGAACAGTGAGGGGGTGGCCATGAATCACTTGTTGCCACTTGGTTTTGAGCCTGCCGTGATCAAGTCACGTTTTCCAGACTGCCATGACCCGTTCTGGCCGCGCTTAGACCTCGCGGTTCTGCGCGAGCGCTTGCAACTTCGGCGGGAGATCAGCGAAGCGCAGCTGGAGGTCGCCGCACGCTGCGCCGCTATTGATGCAGCGCGGGAGTTCGCGCGCTGGCGTGCGGCACTGCGTGAACGGGGTTACAAACGCCTCGAAGAGGTGTCCGGGCATGATCATGGGCGGGCGCTGTTAGTGTGCTACACGCGTTTTGTAGAAGGTGCGGTCCTGCGCTCGGTTACCCGCCGACAGGCATTGCGCAGGGGAGGGGCTGATGCTTGAACCTCCTCTGGTCGATAACCTGTTGTTGGCATTTCTGGAACTGCTGGGCATGGATGGCAGGGTGCTGTACGGCGCACTGCTTGGGGCCTTGCTGGTTAGCGCGGCTCGCGACCGCTTGATCACCAATGCCTCCAGGCGCCTGACAGTCAGCAAAAAACTGCTGCTGGTCTGTGTGACCGTTGGTGTGGGGCACTTGTTCGAGCCCCTGCTCTCGTCGCTGGCGCCGATGCTGACCCGTGGCATGGCCGCTTTCGTGGCAGCAGTCGTGGTGATACCGATCAGCCTCAAGGTGCTGGTCTGGCTGGACACGCTGGACCCGCGCGAAATCATCCAGCGCTGGCGCCGTCGGGGTTAAGCCCTGACGTCATCGGGTATGCGCTTGGCAAGCTCGGTCAGTTGCCGTTCGAGCTGTTGGATGCGTTGCTTGTCCTGGATGAGCAACAAAATCGCCTGGCGGTCGGTAACTGAGAGCGCCCGTAGCCGCTCGAGCATGTCGGTCTCCCACGTCTCCGGGCCCTGGGGCATTGGTTTTGGGGTGGCTTCACCCAGTAACAGCCAGTCGAGTGAGCAGGCGTAGTGCTTGGCTGACTCTACGCAAATCGCGTATGGGATGCTGTCGCGTACCTTCCAACTGCTCAACGTCTGGGGGCTGATGGACAGCGCTCTCGATAGCTCGGCATCGGTATCACAGCCGGTGAGGAGCTTCAGCCGAGCAAGCACAGGAGCAAGCAAGCCAGTACTCATAACAATTATCCATGTCTGGTTTAATGATATTCCATGGGCTTAAACTACTCGTTATGAATACAGCCCTGCGTTTTTAAGGAGCATTTCTGCAATGAGAAGCATTGAAGTGAAGAATACATCCACCTATGCAGTTAATACTGACACAACTAAAGGATCATTCTCACAGAAGCACTGTCTGGACAATGGTTACAGGTGCCTGCCGTGAGTACGTACAAGCTGGTCTGCCCGCATTGCAACAGCCGTATGCGCATACGCACCAGTGAGGGGCGCCATATATTCCTACGGGTTGCCTACCTGCAATGCACCACCGAGGCCTGTGGCTGGTCAGTGCGAGCCGAGTTTGAAATGACCCATGAACTTTCTCCCAGCGGGATGCCCAACCCTGAAGTCTACCTGCCATCCGCCAATGGCGACCTGCGCAGGGCTGCATTGCCTGACGCGGCCGAGTAAGCAGCCATTTCGCGCAGATAAAAAAACACCCCGCATGAGCGGGGTGTTTTGTATTGCCGAGCTGATCAGCCGATCAGTTGCAGGCCCGCCTGCTGAACCAGTTCCAGCAGCGGTTGCGGGTAGACACCCAGCACGAAGGCAACAATGGCAATTGCCAGCAGCATGACGCCACCGGTGCGCTGTTCCCACTTCAGCGGGGCGTCGTGGCGACGCAGGTTCGGTTCGACCAGGTACAGGGTGACCATCACGCGCAGGTAGTAGTACACGCCGATGGCGCTACCAATTACCAGGGCACCGACCAGCCACCACAGGTGCGACTCGACGCCGGTGGCGATGATGTAGAACTTGCCGATGAAGCCTGCGGTCAGCGGGATACCGGCCAGCGACAACATCATTACGGTCAGCACAGCGGTCAGGTACGGGCGGCGCCAGAACAGGCCGCGGTACTCGTACAGGGCATCGGCATCACGGCCGCCGTAAGGCGAGGACATCAAGGTGATGACGCCGAAGGCACCCAGGCTGGTGATCACGTAGGTAACCAGGTACACGCCCATGGCTTCCAGCGCCAGGCCCTTGCTGGCGACCAGGGCGATGACCAGGTAGCCGAAGTGGGCGATGGACGAGTAACCGAGCAGACGCTTGAGGTTGCTCTGGGTCAGCGCCAGCAGGTTACCGATCAGGATCGAGGCG
The sequence above is drawn from the Pseudomonas putida genome and encodes:
- a CDS encoding helix-turn-helix domain-containing protein: MNDNARHSTDTLLDPPIRLTPRERQVLLWCAYGKSSWEIGQILECKESTVNFHVANILRKFDVPTRVAAVIRAIRYGMLAEQ
- a CDS encoding head completion/stabilization protein produces the protein MNHLLPLGFEPAVIKSRFPDCHDPFWPRLDLAVLRERLQLRREISEAQLEVAARCAAIDAAREFARWRAALRERGYKRLEEVSGHDHGRALLVCYTRFVEGAVLRSVTRRQALRRGGADA
- a CDS encoding helix-turn-helix domain containing protein is translated as MSTGLLAPVLARLKLLTGCDTDAELSRALSISPQTLSSWKVRDSIPYAICVESAKHYACSLDWLLLGEATPKPMPQGPETWETDMLERLRALSVTDRQAILLLIQDKQRIQQLERQLTELAKRIPDDVRA
- a CDS encoding ogr/Delta-like zinc finger family protein — its product is MSTYKLVCPHCNSRMRIRTSEGRHIFLRVAYLQCTTEACGWSVRAEFEMTHELSPSGMPNPEVYLPSANGDLRRAALPDAAE